A genomic segment from Peromyscus maniculatus bairdii isolate BWxNUB_F1_BW_parent chromosome 11, HU_Pman_BW_mat_3.1, whole genome shotgun sequence encodes:
- the Uhmk1 gene encoding serine/threonine-protein kinase Kist isoform X2, with the protein MAGSGCAWGAEPPRFLEAFGRLWQVQSRLGSGSSASVYRVRCCGTPGSPPGALKQFLPPGTTGAAASAAEYGFRKERAALEQLQGHRNIVTLYGVFTIHFSPNVPSRCLLLELLDVSVSELLLYSSHQGCSMWMIQHCARDVLEALAFLHHEGYVHADLKPRNILWSAENECFKLIDFGLSFKEGNQDVKYIQTDGYRAPEAELQNCLAQAGLQSDTECTSAVDLWSLGIILLEMFSGMKLKHTVRSQEWKANSSAIIDHIFASKAVVNAAIPAYHLRDLIKSMLHDDPSRRIPAEMALCSPFFSIPFAPHIEDLVMLPTPVLRLLNVLDDDYLENEDEYEGLC; encoded by the exons ATGGCGGGGTCCGGCTGCGCGTGGGGCGCCGAGCCGCCGCGCTTCCTGGAGGCCTTCGGGCGGCTGTGGCAGGTACAGAGCCGCCTGGGCAGCGGCTCATCGGCCTCGGTGTATCGGGTGCGCTGCTGCGGCACCCCGGGCTCGCCCCCCGGAGCCCTCaagcagttcctgcctccgggaaCCACCGGGGCTGCGGCCTCGGCCGCGGAGTATGGTTTCCGCAAAGAGAGGGCGGCGCTGGAGCAGTTGCAGGGTCACAGGAACATCG tgACTTTGTATGGAGTCTTTACCATACACTTCTCTCCAAACGTGCCATCGCGCTGTCTGTTGCTTGAACTCCTGGATGTCAGTGTTTCGGAATTGCTTTTATATTCCAGTCACCAGGGTTGCTCCATGTGGATGATCCAGCATTGTGCCAGAGATGTTCTAGAGGCCCTTGCTTTTCTTCACCATGAGGGCTATGTCCACGCAGACCTCAAACCACGAAACATACTGTGGAGTGCAGAGAATGAATGCTTTAAGCTTATCGACTTTGGACTTAGCTTCAAAGAAGGCAATCAG GATGTGAAGTATATTCAGACAGACGGGTATCGCGCTCCAGAAGCAGAACTGCAAAACTgcttggcccaggctggcctgcagagCGATACAGAATGTACCTCAGCTGTTGATCTGTGGAGCCTCGGAATCATTTTACTGGAAATGTTCTCAGGAATGAAACTGAAACATACCGTCAGATCTCAGGAATGGAAG GCAAACAGTTCTGCTATTATTGATCACATATTTGCCAGTAAAGCAGTGGTGAATGCCGCAATTCCAGCCTATCACCTCAGAGACCTTATCAAAAG CATGCTTCATGATGACCCAAGCAGAAGGATCCCTGCTGAGATGGCATTGTGCAGCCCATTCTTTAGCATTCCTTTTG CCCCTCATATTGAAGATCTGGTGATGCTTCCAACTCCAGTGCTCAGACTCCTCAACGTGCTGGACGATGATTATCTTGAAAATGAAGATGAATATGAAG GTCTTTGTTGA
- the Uhmk1 gene encoding serine/threonine-protein kinase Kist isoform X1, which translates to MAGSGCAWGAEPPRFLEAFGRLWQVQSRLGSGSSASVYRVRCCGTPGSPPGALKQFLPPGTTGAAASAAEYGFRKERAALEQLQGHRNIVTLYGVFTIHFSPNVPSRCLLLELLDVSVSELLLYSSHQGCSMWMIQHCARDVLEALAFLHHEGYVHADLKPRNILWSAENECFKLIDFGLSFKEGNQDVKYIQTDGYRAPEAELQNCLAQAGLQSDTECTSAVDLWSLGIILLEMFSGMKLKHTVRSQEWKANSSAIIDHIFASKAVVNAAIPAYHLRDLIKSMLHDDPSRRIPAEMALCSPFFSIPFAPHIEDLVMLPTPVLRLLNVLDDDYLENEDEYEDVVEDVKEECQKYGPVVSLLVPKENPGRGQVFVEYANAGDSKAAQKLLTGRMFDGKFVVATFYPLSAYKRGYLYQTLL; encoded by the exons ATGGCGGGGTCCGGCTGCGCGTGGGGCGCCGAGCCGCCGCGCTTCCTGGAGGCCTTCGGGCGGCTGTGGCAGGTACAGAGCCGCCTGGGCAGCGGCTCATCGGCCTCGGTGTATCGGGTGCGCTGCTGCGGCACCCCGGGCTCGCCCCCCGGAGCCCTCaagcagttcctgcctccgggaaCCACCGGGGCTGCGGCCTCGGCCGCGGAGTATGGTTTCCGCAAAGAGAGGGCGGCGCTGGAGCAGTTGCAGGGTCACAGGAACATCG tgACTTTGTATGGAGTCTTTACCATACACTTCTCTCCAAACGTGCCATCGCGCTGTCTGTTGCTTGAACTCCTGGATGTCAGTGTTTCGGAATTGCTTTTATATTCCAGTCACCAGGGTTGCTCCATGTGGATGATCCAGCATTGTGCCAGAGATGTTCTAGAGGCCCTTGCTTTTCTTCACCATGAGGGCTATGTCCACGCAGACCTCAAACCACGAAACATACTGTGGAGTGCAGAGAATGAATGCTTTAAGCTTATCGACTTTGGACTTAGCTTCAAAGAAGGCAATCAG GATGTGAAGTATATTCAGACAGACGGGTATCGCGCTCCAGAAGCAGAACTGCAAAACTgcttggcccaggctggcctgcagagCGATACAGAATGTACCTCAGCTGTTGATCTGTGGAGCCTCGGAATCATTTTACTGGAAATGTTCTCAGGAATGAAACTGAAACATACCGTCAGATCTCAGGAATGGAAG GCAAACAGTTCTGCTATTATTGATCACATATTTGCCAGTAAAGCAGTGGTGAATGCCGCAATTCCAGCCTATCACCTCAGAGACCTTATCAAAAG CATGCTTCATGATGACCCAAGCAGAAGGATCCCTGCTGAGATGGCATTGTGCAGCCCATTCTTTAGCATTCCTTTTG CCCCTCATATTGAAGATCTGGTGATGCTTCCAACTCCAGTGCTCAGACTCCTCAACGTGCTGGACGATGATTATCTTGAAAATGAAGATGAATATGAAG ATGTTGTAGAAGATGTCAAAGAGGAGTGTCAGAAATATGGACCAGTGGTTTCTCTGCTTGTTCCAAAGGAAAATCCTGGCAGAGGACAA GTCTTTGTTGAGTATGCAAACGCTGGTGACTCCAAAGCTGCTCAGAAATTGCTGACTGGGAGGATGTTTGACGGGAAGTTTGTTGTGGCTACGTTCTACCCGCTGAGTGCCTACAAGAGGGGATACCTGTACCAAACCTTGCTTTAA